The Paenibacillus antri genome contains the following window.
CGACGGCCCTACGGTGCGGACCGATTCGTCCTGGGAAGTCACCTCTTACCAGTACGAATGGAAGAACGCAGGCTCCTGGACGTTCGACGATCCGGCATGTCCCCCGTCGCGCTTCCGGCTGTCGACAACCCCGTTGGAGCCTGTCGGCCAGGAGCGCATCGACGGGTTTCCGTTATTGGATTTCGGTCGGGAGACGTTCGGGTACTTACGGTTTCATAACGTGACGGGCTCCGGCGCGATTCGCGTCTATTACGGGGAATCGAGGGCGGAGGCGCTGTCGCCGGACGAATGCATGAGCCTCGATCGGTTCGAAGCCGCCGATGCAGCCGCCCGGAGCGATAACGGGATCTATACCCTCGCCGAAGCGAAAGCGTTCCGTTACGCATGGATTCATGCCGACGCCGGCGTTCGTTGGGATGAAGTCACGATGCTGTACGAGTTCGTGCCGGTAGCGTACCGAAGCTCGTTCGAATGCTCGGATCCGAAATTAAATCGAATCTACGACATGTCGCTGTACACGCTGCATCTGAACACGAGGGAATTTTTCCTGGACGGCATCAAGCGGGACCGCTGGGTATGGTCGGGAGACGCCTACCAAGCATTCTTGATGAACTACTATAGCTTCTTCGACCTCGACGTGACGCGCAGAACGCTGATCGCGCTCCGCGGCAAAGATCCGCTGACGAGACACTTCAACACGATCCTGGACTATTCGTTATATTGGTTTATTTCGCTGTACGATTATTACCTGTATACGGGCGACTTCGAGTTCATCCGTCAATATTACGATCGTGCCGTCGGCTTAATGGAGTTCGTCTTGAAGCAGCGCAACGAGGAAGGCTTGCTCGAGGGCAGACCTCAGGATTGGGTATTCGTGGATTGGGCGGACTTCCAAAACACCGGCGCCGTCAGCGCGATCCAAATCTTGCTCGTTCGGAGCTTGGAAGCGATGCGCCTGTTCGCCGGGCGGCTGGGAGACGAAGAAGCGGCAGCCTCCTACGGCGCTATGGCGGACGAAATCAAGGAGACGACGTTCCGCCTGTTCTGGGACGATGCCCGAGGGGGACTGCTGCACCATAGGGTCGACGGCGAGACGAAGCCGACGTTGACGAAGCATGCCAGCATGTTCGCGCTGACGTACGGGTACCTGTCCTCGGAGCAGCGCCGGTCCGTTATCGACAACGTCATGCTCGACCCCGGCGTTCCCCGCATCCGGACGCCGTATATGCGGTTTCACGAGCTGGCGGCGCTATGCGAAAGCGGGAAACACGATGTCGTTCGCGGGGAGCTGCTGTCATATTGGGGCGGCATGATCGAGCTCGGGGCGACGACGTTCTGGGAGGAGTACGATCCGGCGCTCGCGGACGACGAACACTACGGCATGTACGGAGTCGCCTTCGGCAAGAGCTTATGCCACGCTTGGGGAGCGGGACCGATTTACCTCTTGGGTAAATATTTCCTCGGCGTCGTTCCGACGTCGCCCGGTTATGAAACGTATCGGGTCGCGCCGAATCTCGGCGGCTTGTCCCGAATGAAAGGGACGCTGCCGCTCGGGCGCGGCCGGATTTCCCTCGAGATGGATCTCTCCTCGATCCGAATCGAAAGCACGGCCGGCATGGGAACCCTCGCGATCGCCAGCGCGGAGCCTCCGGCCTGCGACGCGGGCGAGGTGCGCGCGGCCGGCGACGGGCATTACGAGGTAACCATCGAACCGGGAAGAAACTACTGCATCTCCTACCGATCCGCTCTATAATAGGAAAAAAACGCTTACAGAGGGGGCGGGCGGATATAATGGATCGCTGGCGAAGATGGTTCGACCGTTACCGCATTCGTCGGCTTCGGACAAGGTTCCTCGTCGCGATGATCGCGCTCTCCGTGCCTCCCTTAGCCGTGCTTGGCTACGTCTCCTACAACATCGCGAAGGATACGATGATGGAATCGAACGCCCGGACGAACGAGGATCATCTGAGAACGTCCAGCGAGGTCGCGGACTTGCTGTTTCGCAACGTCTCCAACCTGAGCCGGGCGGTCGTGCTCGACGAAGACATCCGCAGCGATCTGATGTACAGCCTCGGCCGAACCGAGCAAGAACGAAGCGTCCTGAGGATGCGATTACAGTCTCAGATGCAGCGGTTGATCAACAGCAACTTTCTCGATTCGAGCTTCGTGGAGTCGATCTGCCTCTATAACTTAAACTACGACGCCTTCTGCCTGGGACGCACGGACGATGCAGGCATCTACGAAGGCGCGGGCAAGCAGGACGCCATTCGGAACGAAGCATGGCATCGCACGGCGACCGAGGCGCAAGGCCGCGTCGTGTTTTTCAGCGATAACGTGCTCGGCGATTCTAGCAAATCGTTTTCCACGGTGAAGCTGTTTCGGGATGCCGCCAGCATCAAGGGAGAGCCCGTGGGGATGCTGGTCATCAATATTTCCAAGGGGATCTTCGGCAAAATCTTCACCGGAACGGAGCAATACGGGGGCCGGTTTCTCGCGCTCGACGTCGATGGGGAGTCGGCGAAAGTCGTCTATCCGATGGAATCCGAGGGGCTTCCGATCGCGGAGGGGGGCGAGCCGGAATCGATCGTCGAACGGTTGCGGGAGGAGGGCTACCTCGTCAGCCAATTCCGGAACGGGACGACCCGGTGGACGTTCCTCCATATCGTCGAAATCAAGGAGCTCCTGAAGCAATCGAATCAGATCGGGACGTTCACCGCGCTGATCGCCGCTTCCATCGCCTTCGTCGCGATCGCGTTCTCCTTCTTTCTGTCCGGCAGCATTACGCGGCCGCTGCTCCGGCTGAAGAAGATGATGTTGGATTGGACGAAGGGAGCGCGGGATTTCCAAGAGACGTTCGCGCAAGACGAGGTCGGCGCCATCGGCGAATCGTTCAAGAAGATGGCCTTGGAAAACGCCGAACTCAGCGAGCAGCTGATTCGCTCCGTGCTCAAGGAACGAGAGGCCGAGCTGCGGGCGCTGCAGGCGCAGATCAAACCCCAT
Protein-coding sequences here:
- a CDS encoding alpha-L-rhamnosidase-related protein; translated protein: MNGNATWIWYPGDFEIRLHEKMSVQRRARGVMYPAYWRLDRHYSNIQFRYTYDLEREERIAIAAEGTFSLFLDGKDNCRSNETQFTLPAGRHEITVSVFNDAEAPALYIDGPTVRTDSSWEVTSYQYEWKNAGSWTFDDPACPPSRFRLSTTPLEPVGQERIDGFPLLDFGRETFGYLRFHNVTGSGAIRVYYGESRAEALSPDECMSLDRFEAADAAARSDNGIYTLAEAKAFRYAWIHADAGVRWDEVTMLYEFVPVAYRSSFECSDPKLNRIYDMSLYTLHLNTREFFLDGIKRDRWVWSGDAYQAFLMNYYSFFDLDVTRRTLIALRGKDPLTRHFNTILDYSLYWFISLYDYYLYTGDFEFIRQYYDRAVGLMEFVLKQRNEEGLLEGRPQDWVFVDWADFQNTGAVSAIQILLVRSLEAMRLFAGRLGDEEAAASYGAMADEIKETTFRLFWDDARGGLLHHRVDGETKPTLTKHASMFALTYGYLSSEQRRSVIDNVMLDPGVPRIRTPYMRFHELAALCESGKHDVVRGELLSYWGGMIELGATTFWEEYDPALADDEHYGMYGVAFGKSLCHAWGAGPIYLLGKYFLGVVPTSPGYETYRVAPNLGGLSRMKGTLPLGRGRISLEMDLSSIRIESTAGMGTLAIASAEPPACDAGEVRAAGDGHYEVTIEPGRNYCISYRSAL
- a CDS encoding sensor histidine kinase, with the protein product MDRWRRWFDRYRIRRLRTRFLVAMIALSVPPLAVLGYVSYNIAKDTMMESNARTNEDHLRTSSEVADLLFRNVSNLSRAVVLDEDIRSDLMYSLGRTEQERSVLRMRLQSQMQRLINSNFLDSSFVESICLYNLNYDAFCLGRTDDAGIYEGAGKQDAIRNEAWHRTATEAQGRVVFFSDNVLGDSSKSFSTVKLFRDAASIKGEPVGMLVINISKGIFGKIFTGTEQYGGRFLALDVDGESAKVVYPMESEGLPIAEGGEPESIVERLREEGYLVSQFRNGTTRWTFLHIVEIKELLKQSNQIGTFTALIAASIAFVAIAFSFFLSGSITRPLLRLKKMMLDWTKGARDFQETFAQDEVGAIGESFKKMALENAELSEQLIRSVLKEREAELRALQAQIKPHFLYNTLDSIYWMATLQKNEDIAQMAVSLSESFKLSLNKGKETIPVFKELKHVEHYLTIQNIRFNKRFTYVQDVDESILGMEMLKLLLQPLVENAIYHGLEPKVGEGTIRVTGKREDDFIVFAVEDDGVGIRDMAATAQGYGLSNVRERLALYYGPTSALRITSGVGVGTRVELRFQPTR